AGGGCGGGGCATCCGCTCGGCTTTACTCTGCCTGCGGCGTCGCATACACTTGGTGAGGTTGTTGAAGTCAGCCAAGATTCATTGCGCCTATTTTCGGGCATTCACCTGGTGAGAAACGCAGTGAATCGTGGCGCTCGGCAACCAGTGGAACAGCCCCGGTCACCCGGTCGTTCCATAGGGCGGTGGCTCAATTGGTAGAGCAGCGGTCTCCAAAACCGCAGGTTGCAGGTTCGAGTCCTGTCCGCCCTGCGAGCCGGCAGTGATTGCCGGCCCACGAAAGGTGTACGAGGTGGCACGAAAAGTAATCGACGAACCGAGTGAAGACGTCGTCGCCAACGCGAAGCGCGATCGCGCCGCGCGTCGGAACCCCTTTTCGCGCGTCGCCCTGTTCATCCGGCAGGTCATCGCCGAGCTGAAGAAGGTCGTCACGCCGACCCGCAAGGAGCTCGTCAGCTTCACGGCTGTGGTGCTCGTGTTCGTCATCATCATGATGGCGATCGTGTGGGCGTTCGATCAGGTGTTCGGCTGGCTGGTGCTGTACGTCTTCGGAACACCGGGGGTCTGATCGGACC
The sequence above is a segment of the Agromyces hippuratus genome. Coding sequences within it:
- the secE gene encoding preprotein translocase subunit SecE; the encoded protein is MARKVIDEPSEDVVANAKRDRAARRNPFSRVALFIRQVIAELKKVVTPTRKELVSFTAVVLVFVIIMMAIVWAFDQVFGWLVLYVFGTPGV